In Cheilinus undulatus linkage group 14, ASM1832078v1, whole genome shotgun sequence, a genomic segment contains:
- the tab2 gene encoding TGF-beta-activated kinase 1 and MAP3K7-binding protein 2 isoform X5, whose translation MAQGSHQIDIQVLHDLRQKFPEVPEGVVSQCVIQNNNNLDACCEYLSKVSPSYLYSEEGNLSFSDDPSYTRLRNHMTQLNLGLQSQNVHVAPVRDGLRMNGSRTLAHSLSDGPLQTSQAPNSDFFQQEPQSAPVQVPSSLNVFGVMEPTRKPQPPQHLGLFPLGVKGPTMGVPQTPRFNPITVTLAPNIQTGRSTPTSLHIHGGPQSGLSSPQGNSIYIRPYVSQSGTTRQNQQQGGRAQYSPTSQPQQQIYQISHPGSWSGSSSHTSQTQGHQTSHVYMPISSPTNPQAPSILPTGSQASSSGVSSCSSSSSASSVMPISQYNIQNISTGPRKNQIEIKLESPQRSNSTTAVLRTSSGPRSSSTSSSCPSSSSSSTGVAAVPTTPLSIGGPGLSRSQPTVYISASPPTAATTPSEDAVMASAGSRSQPKFYISANASSDDSGGRNPPTVYISANPPLQGPSGARNMGGQVSMGPAYIHHHPPKSRASVGGGGTASSPRVVVTQPNTKYTFKITVSPNKPPAVSPGVVSPTFEPNNLLSLPSDHHFVEPDPLHLSDPLSPHRERPSEPRRLSMGSDDAAYTQALLVHQKARMDRLWHELELKKKKLEKLKEEVNEMENDLTRRRLERSNSASQIPSIEEMKQLRCKNRLLQIDIDCLTKEIDLIQTRDVGQEEDEGTQWSCTACTFLNHPALNRCEQCEFPRHF comes from the exons ATGGCCCAGGGAAGCCACCAGATTGACATTCAGGTTTTGCATGACCTGCGCCAGAAGTTCCCTGAAGTCCCAGAGGGTGTCGTCTCCCAGTGTGTGATACAG aACAACAACAATTTGGACGCCTGCTGTGAATACCTGTCTAAAGTCAGCCCGAGCTACCTGTACAGTGAAGAAGGAAACCTCAGCTTTTCTGACGACCCCAGCTACACCCGGCTCCGTAATCACATGACCCAGCTTAACCTGGGCCTGCAGTCTCAGAATGTGCACGTGGCCCCGGTTCGGGACGGCCTGAGAATGAACGGCAGTCGGACTCTTGCCCACAGCCTGAGTGACGGGCCCCTCCAGACAAGCCAGGCCCCTAACAGTGACTTCTTTCAGCAGGAGCCCCAGTCCGCCCCAGTGCAGGTGCCCTCCAGCCTCAATGTTTTCGGTGTGATGGAGCCCACACGCAAACCGCAACCTCCCCAGCACCTCGGACTCTTCCCTCTGGGTGTCAAAGGGCCGACTATGGGCGTCCCGCAGACCCCACGCTTCAATCCAATCACGGTGACGCTGGCCCCCAACATCCAGACAGGCCGCAGCACCCCCACGTCTTTGCACATACACGGCGGCCCTCAATCGGGCCTCAGCAGTCCACAGGGTAACTCCATCTACATCAGGCCCTACGTCAGCCAGTCCGGTACGACCCGGCAGAACCAGCAGCAGGGGGGGCGGGCCCAGTACAGCCCCACCTCCCAGCCCCAGCAGCAGATCTACCAGATCTCACACCCCGGCTCCTGGTCCGGCTCCTCTTCACATACCTCACAGACCCAGGGCCATCAGACCTCTCACGTCTACATGCCCATCAGCTCGCCCACAAACCCCCAGGCGCCGTCGATTCTTCCAACTGGAAGCCAGGCCTCCTCCTCTGGtgtctcctcctgctcctcttcctcttccgcCTCCTCAGTCATGCCCATCAGCCAGTACAACATCCAGAACATCTCCACAGGCCCACGGAAGAACCAGATCGAGATCAAACTTGAATCTCCTCAGAGGAGCAACTCCACCACGGCCGTGCTGCGGACCAGCAGCGGGCCCCGCTCCTCTtcaacctcctcctcctgccctTCGTCTTCTTCATCTTCGACCGGTGTGGCCGCTGTCCCCACCACCCCTCTGTCCATCGGAGGTCCGGGTCTGAGCCGCAGCCAGCCCACTGTTTACATATCTGCCAGCCCGCCGACCGCTGCTACCACGCCGTCTGAAGACGCCGTTATGGCCTCTGCCGGCTCTCGCTCCCAGCCCAAGTTTTACATTTCAGCCAATGCCTCCAGTGACGACAGCGGGGGCAGGAACCCCCCCACAGTCTACATCTCAGCCAACCCGCCCTTACAGGGGCCTTCAGGGGCCAGGAACATGGGGGGCCAAGTGAGTATGGGCCCTGCCTACATCCACCACCATCCTCCAAAGTCCCGTGCGTCTGTGGGCGGGGGCGGCACGGCCTCATCCCCTCGTGTGGTTGTGACTCAGCCCAACACcaaatacacttttaaaatcacagtGTCCCCCAATAAGCCCCCTGCTGTGTCCCCTGGGGTGGTGTCCCCTACGTTTGAGCCCAACAACCTCCTGAGCTTACCATCAGACCACCACTTTGTGGAGCCAGACCCCCTCCATCTCTCCGACCCGCTGTCTCCTCACAGGGAGAGGCCGAGTGAGCCTCGCAGACTCAGCATGGGCTCTGATGACGCAGCGTACACACAAG CGTTGTTGGTCCATCAGAAGGCCCGCATGGACCGGCTGTGGCACGAGCTAgagctgaagaagaagaagctggagAAGCTAAAAGAGGAAGTCAACGAGATGGAGAACGATTTGACGAGGAGACGGCTGGAGAGATCCAACTCGGCCTCCCAGATTCCTTCA